One region of Lytechinus pictus isolate F3 Inbred chromosome 8, Lp3.0, whole genome shotgun sequence genomic DNA includes:
- the LOC135154975 gene encoding uncharacterized protein LOC135154975 — MASKVEGEKLQGLVCPLCLDVFENATILTCGHTFCKECLEAYDEQSHELSYIVCPVCRDRTELGQDRVAGLTPNFSVKGLVDKINVEDGRRRPVYCSLHNAVYKDIFCEDCAEFICLSCYIHSHKEHVIKKKEELERNLKERRNTLIRRKARRFLLERSLSSAEEQGNDSNQHLSGLEKEIRDAFVKKLMRLQEQEGVLLKMVKEMRKAQDEAVAGSAWFCPADDTLLALGHIELGEDSSVDERQEVGSASPVRCNDTDGLQTSALIDDSMKIVREIELPKGLAGMSALSKDAVVVGYGWNAKGSDCFSVCGNQIPHLKSDAGNVYDIAMLGDGRTVVSRDVDMCLVFDRKGRQIRGLKYICNKAGLCPMICSDHEDNIYAVNRSSEINIFQGSKGTPRRVVHTGSIKPSQICVTSTGIMITCTCIMTPSTVTVFDRDGHVGSSVTASDDTEYLLAAVDSQDSVLVARVRVGSDTIGLTRYTLDGTRLTEQVCFKPLQLHARCQSFWSYMVSLTPNMLAFKSKRRLYFIEIVA, encoded by the coding sequence ATGGCTAGCAAGGTGGAAGGTGAGAAGCTGCAGGGTTTGGTGTGTCCTTTGTGCCTTGATGTCTTTGAGAACGCAACCATCCTCACCTGTGGTCATACCTTCTGCAAAGAGTGCCTGGAGGCATACGACGAGCAGAGTCATGAGCTTAGTTACATAGTCTGCCCGGTTTGCAGGGACAGGACTGAACTTGGTCAAGACCGGGTGGCAGGACTAACCCCAAACTTTTCCGTCAAGGGACTCGTGGATAAGATCAATGTTGAAGATGGGCGTCGCAGGCCGGTCTATTGCTCTTTGCACAACGCAGTCTACAAGGATATCTTCTGTGAGGATTGTGCAGAGTTTATTTGCCTTTCTTGTTACATCCATAGCCACAAAGAACACGTGAtcaagaagaaagaagagtTGGAACGAAATCTGAAGGAGAGGCGGAACACTCTTATTCGCAGGAAGGCAAGGAGATTCCTGCTGGAGAGGTCTTTGAGCAGTGCTGAGGAGCAAGGAAATGATTCAAACCAACACCTGAGCGGCTTGGAGAAGGAAATTCGGGATGCCTTTGTTAAGAAACTAATGAGGCTTCAGGAGCAGGAAGGTGTGCTTCTGAAGATGGTGAAGGAAATGCGGAAGGCCCAGGACGAGGCGGTAGCAGGAAGTGCATGGTTTTGTCCAGCGGACGATACGCTTCTTGCACTTGGTCACATTGAGCTTGGAGAGGATTCATCAGTAGACGAAAGGCAGGAGGTCGGATCTGCTTCCCCAGTGAGATGTAACGATACAGATGGACTACAAACGAGCGCCCTCATTGATGATTCAATGAAAATAGTGAGAGAGATTGAGTTACCCAAGGGATTGGCTGGTATGTCGGCACTGTCCAAGGATGCCGTGGTTGTCGGGTATGGATGGAACGCCAAGGGTTCTGATTGCTTCTCAGTCTGCGGAAACCAGATACCCCATCTCAAGAGTGATGCTGGAAACGTCTACGATATCGCTATGCTAGGTGATGGCAGGACCGTCGTCTCCCGTGACGTGGACATGTGCCTTGTGTTTGACCGAAAAGGTAGACAGATCCGAGGGCTTAAGTACATCTGCAATAAGGCAGGGCTTTGCCCTATGATATGCAGCGACCATGAGGACAACATCTATGCAGTGAACAGATCATCCGAGATCAATATATTCCAAGGAAGCAAGGGAACACCCAGGAGGGTTGTCCACACCGGAAGCATCAAGCCTTCTCAGATCTGCGTCACCAGCACCGGCATCATGATCACCTGTACCTGCATTATGACACCAAGTACTGTCACCGTCTTCGACCGAGATGGTCATGTCGGCAGCTCCGTCACGGCTAGTGATGATACAGAGTATCTTCTAGCCGCAGTGGATAGTCAGGATAGTGTCTTGGTAGCAAGGGTCAGGGTAGGTTCGGATACCATCGGCTTGACTAGGTATACCCTGGATGGCACGAGACTCACCGAACAGGTATGCTTCAAACCTCTCCAGCTTCATGCCCGGTGCCAGTCATTTTGGTCATACATGGTGAGTCTCACTCCAAACATGCTGGCCTTCAAAAGCAAAAGGCGGTTGTATTTCATTGAGATTGTGGCCTGA